In the Shewanella sp. OMA3-2 genome, one interval contains:
- a CDS encoding DUF3630 family protein: MNIESATLDRENLTLLISASVDFEQFGDFAERLAAALDCQVRERQWGADRHQWLLDFEGCQLCLHYEFYGDICWLSIERQDEFDVLVYLHSLLKPYIQS; the protein is encoded by the coding sequence ATGAACATAGAATCAGCCACGTTAGACCGCGAAAATTTAACTTTATTGATCAGTGCCAGTGTCGACTTTGAGCAATTCGGCGACTTTGCCGAGCGATTGGCTGCCGCATTAGATTGTCAGGTACGCGAGCGTCAATGGGGCGCGGATCGACATCAATGGTTGCTTGATTTTGAAGGCTGCCAGCTTTGCTTACATTACGAATTTTACGGCGACATTTGCTGGCTAAGCATTGAGCGTCAAGATGAGTTTGACGTGCTAGTGTATTTGCACAGCTTGTTGAAACCCTATATCCAGTCTTAA